In Malus sylvestris chromosome 15, drMalSylv7.2, whole genome shotgun sequence, a single genomic region encodes these proteins:
- the LOC126602558 gene encoding transcription factor MYB93-like has protein sequence MGRSPCCDESGLKKGPWTPEEDQKLVQYIEQHGHGSWRALPKLAGLNRCGKSCRLRWTNYLRPDIKRGKFSEEEEQTILHLHSILGNKWSTIATHLDGRTDNEIKNFWNTHLKKKLIQMGFDPMTHQPRTDLFSNLSQLLALANLQDLMQQYQPLDHINQHDATLHADQAVQLTKLQYIEHLLQSVAYTSNNDTYTQNRSTEMEMDDQAFNLLSSINIPPSKETPNFNSLQLENPSSFSHGYGGNSSQPLHHLQPLLPHDLADPQVAFSSLPSLNNSNHEVGQGSNFTVVRGQEKNPSDESSWFNNLVSPTAPSIPPTSNVPGDAYCSRSSYGGRSSDSSSYWPDLFLEDANYG, from the exons ATGGGGAGATCTCCCTGTTGTGATGAAAGTGGTCTCAAGAAAGGACCCTGGACTCCTGAAGAGGATCAAAAGCTTGTACAATACATTGAACAACATGGCCATGGAAGTTGGAGAGCTCTTCCAAAGCTTGCAG GTCTCAATAGATGTGGGAAGAGTTGCAGGCTAAGATGGACAAACTACTTAAGACCCGATATCAAAAGAGGCAAATTTTCTGAAGAAGAGGAGCAAACAATTCTACATCTCCATTCTATCCTTGGAAACAA atGGTCAACAATTGCAACACATTTAGACGGCCGAACGGACAATGAAATCAAGAACTTCTGGAACACACATTTGAAGAAAAAGCTGATCCAGATGGGTTTTGATCCAATGACCCATCAGCCAAGAACTGACCTATTTTCCAACTTGTCTCAGCTTTTAGCCCTAGCTAACCTGCAGGATCTCATGCAGCAATATCAGCCATTAGATCACATTAATCAACATGATGCAACATTACACGCAGATCAAGCCGTTCAATTGACCAAGCTTCAATACATTGAGCATTTACTCCAATCCGTAGCTTATACAAGCAACAATGACACTTATACCCAGAACAGAAGCACAGAGATGGAAATGGATGATCAGGCTTTTAATTTGTTAAGCTCGATTAATATTCCTCCTAGCAAAGAAACCCCGAATTTTAATTCACTACAACTGGAAAATCCAAGCTCATTTTCTCATGGATATGGTGGTAATTCTTCTCAACCACTCCACCATCTTCAACCCCTACTGCCTCATGACCTAGCAGACCCACAAGTCGCTTTCAGTTCTCTACCATCTTTGAATAACAGTAACCATGAAGTGGGCCAGGGCTCCAACTTTACAGTGGTCCGTGGTCAAGAAAAGAACCCATCCGATGAATCTTCATGGTTTAATAATCTTGTATCTCCTACCGCTCCTTCTATTCCTCCAACCAGCAATGTTCCCGGAGATGCGTACTGCAGCAGGTCAAGCTATGGAGGAAGAAGTAGTGATTCTTCATCCTACTGGCCTGACCTTTTTCTTGAGGACGCCAATTATGGTTGA